A region of the Primulina eburnea isolate SZY01 chromosome 7, ASM2296580v1, whole genome shotgun sequence genome:
TTGACCATTGTCATGAAATCCTCTTCGATCTCACTCTTCGAAAGAGCCACCGAGAATTTCTCCCGCCCCCTCTTCTCAACTCCTTCCGCCATGCCTCCGCCGCTCCTCAGCCTCGAAGAGTTGTCCACAGCCGCCGACGGTCTCGTCGGTTCAAGTCCCGGGATGGGACCGCTTCCACTTACACTCCCCGTGACAGCACCACCGCCCGACGGTGTCGTTTTACAAGCAGCTCGCCGTGTTCGCAAACTCCACGGCCTATGGGTTTCGCCTTGCGGGAATTCCACCGCCGACGCCGCAAGCGGCGGAGGAGAAACGAGATGAGAGACATCTCCATTCTCTAGACCCTCCTTGAAAATCGCGTCTTTCATCTTAACGGCTGCAGTTTGAAGATCGAACAGGACCTTCTCTCTGATTGCGGCAATCCCATGATCGGCGGGAGGCGGCGGCGTGGAACACACTTTGTCGGACCTGTGGCAAGAGGATTCTCTTCTGTTCCCGCCTCTAATTCTGGCGCGGCGGTTTTGGACAGAAATCGCACGCCGATGATGGTGGTGGTGCTGATTGTAATGAGAATCTGCAGCCGACGTGTTGAAGCGGTGGTCTGGCGAGATTTGTCCATCGGAGTTGACCTTCATGCATCGGAGGAACCGCTGATTCCCCCACCGCAGCTGTCCCGGCATCGTGAAATTGTGCAAAGCCTTGGATGATCTTTCCGTATTCATCGCCATTACagaaaatagtaaaaaaaaaacactgtAAATTAAGCTCCAATTCTTGTTACTTGGATAGGAGAGAATCGAATTAATAGAAGAAAACGATATCTTCCATTAAAATGAGGAGAAGGAGAAGGAGAAGCTGTTCTGCCATTGTTATTGTGGGGAAATCGCCGGGAACGAGTATTTTATATGGTGGGATTCGGACCTTTTCTTTCGGGTCGGATTGTAATTCTCGGGTGTTTTTGGGAGgtttgggaaaaaaaatttagaaagtATTTTATTAACATTAAATCTCGAGTTTGTAATTTTTGTGATAGATGAACTATAAATTATCGATAGATTCGACCATATTTGTCCAATTATAATGTTGAGGAAACCATGAATCAAATTTGTAATAAtttgtcaaaaaataaaataaacttgaatcaaaattgaaataaaataaaaataattttttgcttTGAGTAGGTGTTTC
Encoded here:
- the LOC140836138 gene encoding uncharacterized protein, producing the protein MAMNTERSSKALHNFTMPGQLRWGNQRFLRCMKVNSDGQISPDHRFNTSAADSHYNQHHHHHRRAISVQNRRARIRGGNRRESSCHRSDKVCSTPPPPADHGIAAIREKVLFDLQTAAVKMKDAIFKEGLENGDVSHLVSPPPLAASAVEFPQGETHRPWSLRTRRAACKTTPSGGGAVTGSVSGSGPIPGLEPTRPSAAVDNSSRLRSGGGMAEGVEKRGREKFSVALSKSEIEEDFMTMVNHRPPRRPKKRVKIIQKQWM